CGGGCGAAGCGCAGGTCGCGCCGAAGCTGGTCTTGCATTCGCACCAGTTCGGGATCGGCAGCCTCGGGGCGCGAGGGCGTGGCCGACGCGCTGTTTCCTTCCGGAATCGCCGAGGCGGCGGGCAATTCTCGCGCCGCCGGCGCGGCCACCGGCGTGGAGTACTTGGGTCCGCTGATTAGCGACGACCAGCGCGGAAGCTGGAGCCATCCGGTTTGTCCACCCGGGTCCACCGGCTGCGCGGTCAGCCGCAGGGCGGGCAGCGAGCGGCGCGTGAGCGAATCGCGCACGCTTCCGGCCAGAGACGTCCACCAGCCATGCGCGAGCTGGTCGCCCACCAGTTCTCCCACATACACGGGGCGCGAGGTGAGTTCCAGCGGCGGCAGCAACTCGGGCGAGATCACGTCGCCCAGGTTGGTGAACACGGTGCGATACCACGGCAGCGCGATCAGGTCGCCGAACAATATGCCGACGTCTACCGGATGCGACGTCAGCTCCAGCGGCGGAAGCTCCTCGCGGGAGATCCGCTCCGCGAGCTGGAGGGCGAGGGAGCGCCAGGTGGAAAGCGACAGCTCCGCGGGCGGAAGCAGGTCGACGTCGAGGTCGGGCGTGGCGTCCAGGCGCGGATACACTGCTCCAGAAGCGGGAATCAGCGACTTGGGAACGAAACTCAGCAAGAGTTCACAGTTTACAGTTCACAGTCTACAGACACAGCGGGCGGCGCGACGTTGCGCGAAAAAATACGGTGGCGTGGAGAGGGTCAATCCCGCGGATCCAGCTTGCGATCGAACCAGATCCAGAGCACGCGGGCGTAGAGGGCGAGAAGCGGCGCCAGCGGCAGCGAGATGAGCAGGCCCCAGATGACGGCCCGGTCGGCGCGGAGTCCCGCGATCCATAGCGCGGCCGAGGCGAGAGCAATCGCGACGAGCGCGAGCGCATAGCTGATGTACATCGCTCCGAGAAAATAGCCTTCTTCACGCTCGAACTTCAGATCACATACGGGGCAGCGCTCGCCCATGGCGGGCAACAGCCGGCCGGCGCGCCGCTCGAACATTGCGCCGGCTCGGCAGCGCGGACAACGGCGCCGGGCGATGGCGCGCAGCACGCCCGTGGGCGGCGATCCGGAAGCAGAGGCGGCGCGCGACTTCATTCCAGCTCGATGATACGCCGCGAGCTTTCGCCGCTGCGCTGCGAGTCGCGTGCTGCCGTAGAATTGTCCCGAGGAGATTGCGCTTGCGCAGCCGCATCTTCATCAAGATCGTCGGCGCCGCCCTGGTGGTGATCGCGGTGGCCACCGCGACCATGGACCTGAGCGTGCGGCGAGCGTGGGTGAGTTCCCTGCGCCAGCAGATTGAGCGTGGGCTGTCGCAGAAAACAGCGCTGTTCGCGCAGCGCGTGCGCCGCGTGGACAATCCAGAGCTGCCAACGATGGTTCGCGAGGTGGCGGCGGCGGCCGCGGCGCGCGCTACCGTGATCGACCGCGGCGGCAAGGTACTGGCCGATTCGGAGGCCGAGCCCGCCACCATGGAAAACCACGCCACCCGGCCTGAGTTTGCGGCCGCGCTGGCCGGTCACGGCGGCACCGATACGCGGCTGAGCCACACGCTCGGGATCGAGTTCCTCTACGTAGCTGCCCCGGTGGAAGGCGGCGCGGTTCGCCTGGCATATCCGCTCTCCACCATCCGCGAAGTCACGGCCGAAGCGCAGCGTGAGTTGCTGAAGGCGTCGGCGGTCGCCGCTCTGCTGGCGCTGCTGCTTGCCGGGCTGGCAGCTCAAGTCATCTCGAAGCGCCTGCAGCGGATCATCGAGTTTGCCGAGCGCGTGCAGGCCGGCGACCTGAGCGCGCGGATCCAGGAGTCGTCATACGACGAAATCGCGCAGGTGGCTTCGGCGCTGGACACCACCGCTCGCCGCCTGGAAGAAAACTTTGGCGCGCTCGAGAACAGCCGCCGGCAGCTGGAAACGCTGCTGAACAGCATGGAAGACGCAGTCGCCGCGGTGGGCCGCGACTCGCGGCTGCTGTGGGCAAACGGCGCGCTGGAGCGGATGCTCAGCGAACCGCCGCGCTACGGTGAGCCGCTGGTCGCTACGCTGCGCGATCCTGAATTGCTCGGCGCCGTGCGGGCCGCCCTGGAAAGCGGAGTGCAGCGCCACACCAAGGCGCGGTCGCTTCGTCCCGGCCACACCTACGACGTGACCGTCGCTCCCATGGCCGGGCTGGGAGTGGTGGCGGTGTTGCACGACGTGACCGAAGTGGAGCGGGTGGAGCGCACGCGGCGCGACTTCATCGCCAACGTCTCGCATGAGCTGCGCACGCCGCTCACTTCCATCCAGGGGTATGCGGAGACGCTGCTCGATGCCGGCGGCGACGGCAACACGCGCGAGTTCCTGGAGACCATCTGCAAGAACACCGCCCGCATGTCGCGCCTGACCGAGGACCTGCTGACGCTGGCGCGGGTGGAGTCGGGCGAACTCAAGCTGGAGCTGGACGCGGTGCAGCCGGCCGAAATCCTGGAGGACGCGCGCAAGAGCCTGGCCGACCGCGGGCGCGAACGCGGCGTGGAGCTGGAGATCGCCAACGAAGCTTCGGCCGCGGTGCTCGCCGACCGCGACGCCATCCACCAGGTGATGACCAACCTGATCGACAACGCGCTGAAATATGCGCCGGCGGGCCGGCTGATTCTGGGCGCGCGCCAGATCGCCGCCGATGAGGAAGTGGAGTTCTACGTCCGCGACAACGGGCCTGGCATCGCCTCCGAGCACCTGCCGCGGCTGTTTGAGCGGTTCTATCGCGTGGACAAGGCGCGCTCGCGCGACTCAGGCGGCACCGGGCTCGGCCTGGCGATTGTGAAACACATCGTGATGAACCACGGCGGCACGGTGCGCGTGGAGAGCGAACTGGGACACGGTTCCACCTTCATCTTTTCCCTGCCGCTGGCGCCGGTCGGCGAAGCCGTCGCCGGCTAGGCTTGCTCCAAAACAACAGCGGCCCCCTCGCGGCGGGCCGCTGTCCGCAATCTCAGCGATGCTTACTTCCGCATGGCGGTCTGCAACTCTTCCAGCTTACGGAGCTGCTGGCGCACGGCGTCCACGTTCTGGGCGTTGGGCGCGATCTCGAGATAGTTCTTCATCTCGTGGATTGCGCCGGGATAGTCCTGCTTGGCGGTCAGGATTTGCCCGAGCAGCAGGCCCATGCTTGGCAGCTTGTGGGCCGAATCAATGCGCAGCCCCATCCGCGCGGAACGCTCGGCCTTGTCCAGATTGTTCAGGTTCAGGTTGGAGAGCGCGCTGAAGAAGTAGCTCGCCGGAAAGTCGAGAGGGTCGAGTTCCAGGGCCTTGTCGGAAAGCTTCTGCGCCTCCGTCCAGTTGTTTTCGCTGACGGCATACTGCGCCAGCGGCAGCAGCGGGTTGACGTAGCGCGGATCCGCGGCAAGGGCGCGATTGAAGGCGTCGCGCGCGCCATCCTTGTCATCTTTGGCGCGGCGCAGCATTCCGAGCTGATACCAGGCTTCGGCGTGCTGATCGTAAATCTGCGTGGCCTGCTCGAAGTACTTCTGCGCTTCGTCGTCTTTCTTCTTCTTCAACGACGACATGCCGTTATCGAACGCCTTACGCGCCTCCTTGGGCGCTTTCAGGCTGACCACGCTCACGGTGGTGCCCTGAACTTTTTCCAGGCGCTGGAGCACGATGAAGCCCACGTCGGGTGAATCGAGCGACTTGTGCATCGTGAGGTCGACCGTGGACGAACGATAGCCGGCGAGCACGGCGCGGAGTTCGCAACCCATCAGGTTGTACTCGCCGGTGCTGGTGAGCCCGTTGTCGAAGGTGCCGAACTGACTGGAATATGTATCGGCCGTCATACCGGGGCGCCCCTGCATCGTGTCACTGGAGATGCCGATGCTGGCGTCCTGCATCATCTCGAAGTTGCGTCCGAGCTGGAAGCTGAAGCCGCCGTGGCTGTCGGTGTAGGCCTCGCGATGCGCGCGGCCGCTGCAAACGCGCTCGATCACGATGCCATGAGGCGCAGGCGTGCCGTCGTCCATCACCACCTTGCCGGAAAGAAACATCGGGCGCGCTTCCTGAGGACGCTGCGGCGTGGTCGGAACACTCGGGCGCGACACCGTCCCGCCTCCGGTTGTGCCGCCGCCGGTCGTGCCGCCGCCACCGGTACCACCACCGCCGCCGCCTGTGCCGCCGCCACCGCCTGTCTGCGCCAGCGCCACAGACATACCAAGCAGCAAAATCAAGGAAAGCAAAAACAAGGGAGGCCGACGCGACGAGGTCATTGGGTACCTCCAGGGGAGCTACATTATACGTCCGTTCCCGAAAACGCTGGTCTTTTTTGAGCCCTGGTGTGGGACGAGAGGGAACACGGGATCAGCGTTTCGTCCCACCCTTCAGGTACTCGGCCGGGAGCGGGCTTTCGGGACGTTCACTGTCCCAGAAAATGGTCACCACCCACCAGCGCTTGCCATCGTTGAACAATTGGATGCTGTTGATGCCTCGCGCAAACGGGGGCTGCGCCTTGTCGTGCCGTGACTCGTAAGTGCTGAACGCGTGGGCGATGCTGCCAAAATGCTCGAGCACTCGTGAAACTTCACTCTCGTAAAAGGCGCTCTGCTGGAAGTTGGCGCCGGCGCGCGCGATGTACTCCTCGACCGTCAGCGCGCGGTAAGAGATTCCGTCGGGACGCCTGACCGTGGGAATAAGCCGCGCTTCGGGAATGAACAGCGAACGAAGGCGGTCCCAATCGCGGCTGCCGGCGGGGCCGGAGATGACGTCGTAGAGCGCGGCGATGATGTGGTCGATCGAGTCCACGTCGCCCGGACGCGCCACCGGAGCCGGCTTGGGCGCCGCCGGGGCAGCCGCCGGAGCAGGGGGCGGCGCCGGTTGCTGTGCCAGCACCGGAAGGAAAGAGATGAGGAGAAGTGAAAGAAATCGGGCGATGTGTTTCATCGGTTCCCTCGTTGTGAGTGATTTGCGATCAGGGCTTCACGACCCTGACGATTCCGATCGGCGGAAACGCGGCCAGCGGGTTGGCGCGGTAGCGCTCGACCTGTGCTCCCGCTGCTTTGAACACGCGGGCGTAGTCGGCGGTGTGACGGAAGTCGGAGATGACGGCGCATCCGCCACGGCGCAGCACGCGCAAAATTTCGCGGCAGGCAGCGTCGCGGCCCTCGCGCTGGTAGATGTTGTGGATGCACAGGTTCGAGAGCACCACGTCGAAGCTGCCGTCCGGGAAGCTCATCTGGCGCGCGTCTTCGTTGCGGACTTCGACGCGGTCGCGCACTCCTTCCAGTTGAGCGTTGCGCAGCGTGTTCTCCATGCGATTGCCGCTCAGGTCTTCGGCGTTCCACACGTCGATGCCCACGGCGCGGGCGACACCGGGCGATTTGGCGGCGCCGATCATGAGCAGCCCGCGGCCGGTGCCGACGTCGAGCACTGCTTCATTGCCGCGCCACGGAACCATGCGCAGCATGCGGTCGCGATGCCGGAATTTGCCCCAGCGCGCGTACACCAGCATGAGTACGGCTTCGAGAAAACACGCAGTACCGGTGGCGAGCATGGTGGGGCGCAGGCCGAGATTCACCGGGCCAATGTGCACGCGCGGCGGAAACACGACCGCGATCGCAAACGCGGCCACGGCGACGAGTGCGAGGTTGCGGATGACGCCGGGCGCATCAATGCCGTAGTCGGGTTTCCCGGCGGCGGCGACTTGGGCGGCGGCTTCGCTCGTGAGCGTCACTCGGGCAGCGGATGGATCTTCGCGTTCACCAGGTACGGATCGTCGAATGCGGTCATATCACCGGCCTTCTTGCCGGTTTCCGGCTGCAGGCGCGCGCTCAGCGGCTTGTGCCACTTGAAGGCGAGCGCGGCCATGTCGCCAATGATGCGCGCCATCTGCTCTTCGGTGACCTCGCCGGGCAGCGGAATCGTGTCGAGCCCGGTGCCGCACACGGCGGAGTAGGCGAGCAGCGAGTCGAGATTGTAGGTGCCTTCGGTCCAGCGCTGCGCCAGGCGCGCGTCTTCCATCACGGGAAGCATCAGCCCGGCGTATCCCACTTGCTTCACCGGGACCGCTTTCACTGCCTGGGTGATGACAGAGGCTGCCAGCAACGTGCCGCTGGAGCCGAAGCGCGCGCCGGTGAAGCTCTCGATGGCGGCGCCGATGCTCACGTCTTTCAGCGGCGCCGGCGTGGGATCGAAGCCCATGTACTTCCAGCCGGTCGATTTCTGCACCTGGTTGCCGATCTCATCGGCGACGCGAGCGTGCGCGGCAATGGCGCGCGTGAGCTGGTCGGTAGCGGCATGCGGTTCGCGCGTCACGGCGAAAACGCCGGCGACAAGTCCCGCACCTTCAAAACCGATGCTGAACTGCTTGCCCGCGCCAGAGTGATACGAGCCGGGGAAAAACGGCGCGTAGGGTTGCAGCATGGCGGTGGCAGCGAAGTTGAACGTGCCCTGGCTGTTGGGCGAGTGTTCCTCGGCATACTTGATGACGTGCGCGGCGGCGCGCACCGACTTCCAGTGAATGCCGTCGTCGCCCGCGACGTGGAGGCTGGCGTTCAGGCTCGTGGTCGAAAGGACCTCGCCGAGCAGGTCAGCCATGGCCGGATCGTCATTGTCGTTAAGCATGGCCGGCCCGATGTTCGGTGCGATCTCGATTCGTTGCCGCTTGCCCTCCGCCTTGAGGAAGTCGTCGTACTCCCTGAAGAAGGCGAGCGCCTGCTCGCGGCTGAGGCCACGGACATAGTCGGGAAAGGGCTGCGTAGTGATGCGGACGGACTGAACCGTGTATCCGCGCTGCTCGAAGGCTCGGCGCGCCTGGCCCAGAACGCTGAGCGCATCGGCCACCTGCTGTTTGTAGTTCGTGCGGTCGAGCCGGACAAAGGCGGTAATGGCGCGGACATTGGGGCGGGCCGTGGCAGGCGAGGATGCGGCAGGCTGCGCCTGCGCAGCCATGCACCCGGCAAGCATCAATAGCGCCGCCACATACTGCCAAACATTTGAGGAATACTTGAACGCAGTGCGCATCATTTTTTCTTCCGGTCCTGCTCGGTGCCGGGCTTGCCGTCGCGCAGGTAGTTGTCGGTGCGGTTGCGCCAGTCTTCGCGCGGCGGGTTGAAGATGTCGATGTCAATGGTGTCTTCCAGCGCCTCGGCCTGGTGCGGGACGTTGGGCGGAATGCACAGCACTTCGCCGCCGCGGACCACAACTTCCTTACCCTCGATCAGGAATTTGAGAGCGCCCTCGACGATGTAGGTGATTTGCTCGTTGTGATGGCTGTGCATGGGCACCACGAAGCCCTTGCGAATGACGATGTTGGCGAAGGTCATGGCATCGGTGACGATGCAGCGGCGCTCGAACTGCGGCGTGATCTTTTCGTTTTCGACGTCGGCCCAGCGGATGTGGCGGAACACGATGTCCTCCCCGTGAGGGTAGGAGTGTAACGGAAAAAGCCGCTGCTGGCTGCTGGCCTACCCGCCGCCGCGCCACTTGCTTGCCGATCACCAGCCGCCGGCAGCGAGCAGCCGCAGCGGTTCAATGGGAAAAAACCTCCCGCAATGGGCATCCCTTTTCTCATCTCTGGAAACCAAATAGGTGCTCCCGCCGTCCAGGAGCGAGTACCCGGCAAGCACTCATCCCTATCCCTGGAGGCGATCCGTGAAAGCCATTCTGTTCGTTGACGACCACG
This is a stretch of genomic DNA from Terriglobales bacterium. It encodes these proteins:
- a CDS encoding ATP-binding protein is translated as MRSRIFIKIVGAALVVIAVATATMDLSVRRAWVSSLRQQIERGLSQKTALFAQRVRRVDNPELPTMVREVAAAAAARATVIDRGGKVLADSEAEPATMENHATRPEFAAALAGHGGTDTRLSHTLGIEFLYVAAPVEGGAVRLAYPLSTIREVTAEAQRELLKASAVAALLALLLAGLAAQVISKRLQRIIEFAERVQAGDLSARIQESSYDEIAQVASALDTTARRLEENFGALENSRRQLETLLNSMEDAVAAVGRDSRLLWANGALERMLSEPPRYGEPLVATLRDPELLGAVRAALESGVQRHTKARSLRPGHTYDVTVAPMAGLGVVAVLHDVTEVERVERTRRDFIANVSHELRTPLTSIQGYAETLLDAGGDGNTREFLETICKNTARMSRLTEDLLTLARVESGELKLELDAVQPAEILEDARKSLADRGRERGVELEIANEASAAVLADRDAIHQVMTNLIDNALKYAPAGRLILGARQIAADEEVEFYVRDNGPGIASEHLPRLFERFYRVDKARSRDSGGTGLGLAIVKHIVMNHGGTVRVESELGHGSTFIFSLPLAPVGEAVAG
- a CDS encoding class I SAM-dependent methyltransferase, whose amino-acid sequence is MTLTSEAAAQVAAAGKPDYGIDAPGVIRNLALVAVAAFAIAVVFPPRVHIGPVNLGLRPTMLATGTACFLEAVLMLVYARWGKFRHRDRMLRMVPWRGNEAVLDVGTGRGLLMIGAAKSPGVARAVGIDVWNAEDLSGNRMENTLRNAQLEGVRDRVEVRNEDARQMSFPDGSFDVVLSNLCIHNIYQREGRDAACREILRVLRRGGCAVISDFRHTADYARVFKAAGAQVERYRANPLAAFPPIGIVRVVKP
- a CDS encoding tetratricopeptide repeat protein, coding for MSVALAQTGGGGGTGGGGGGTGGGGTTGGGTTGGGTVSRPSVPTTPQRPQEARPMFLSGKVVMDDGTPAPHGIVIERVCSGRAHREAYTDSHGGFSFQLGRNFEMMQDASIGISSDTMQGRPGMTADTYSSQFGTFDNGLTSTGEYNLMGCELRAVLAGYRSSTVDLTMHKSLDSPDVGFIVLQRLEKVQGTTVSVVSLKAPKEARKAFDNGMSSLKKKKDDEAQKYFEQATQIYDQHAEAWYQLGMLRRAKDDKDGARDAFNRALAADPRYVNPLLPLAQYAVSENNWTEAQKLSDKALELDPLDFPASYFFSALSNLNLNNLDKAERSARMGLRIDSAHKLPSMGLLLGQILTAKQDYPGAIHEMKNYLEIAPNAQNVDAVRQQLRKLEELQTAMRK
- a CDS encoding cupin domain-containing protein; its protein translation is MFRHIRWADVENEKITPQFERRCIVTDAMTFANIVIRKGFVVPMHSHHNEQITYIVEGALKFLIEGKEVVVRGGEVLCIPPNVPHQAEALEDTIDIDIFNPPREDWRNRTDNYLRDGKPGTEQDRKKK
- a CDS encoding DUF711 family protein — encoded protein: MMRTAFKYSSNVWQYVAALLMLAGCMAAQAQPAASSPATARPNVRAITAFVRLDRTNYKQQVADALSVLGQARRAFEQRGYTVQSVRITTQPFPDYVRGLSREQALAFFREYDDFLKAEGKRQRIEIAPNIGPAMLNDNDDPAMADLLGEVLSTTSLNASLHVAGDDGIHWKSVRAAAHVIKYAEEHSPNSQGTFNFAATAMLQPYAPFFPGSYHSGAGKQFSIGFEGAGLVAGVFAVTREPHAATDQLTRAIAAHARVADEIGNQVQKSTGWKYMGFDPTPAPLKDVSIGAAIESFTGARFGSSGTLLAASVITQAVKAVPVKQVGYAGLMLPVMEDARLAQRWTEGTYNLDSLLAYSAVCGTGLDTIPLPGEVTEEQMARIIGDMAALAFKWHKPLSARLQPETGKKAGDMTAFDDPYLVNAKIHPLPE